The Anabas testudineus chromosome 5, fAnaTes1.2, whole genome shotgun sequence region AATTCACAAAAAGGATATAAAGTGTGGCTTCattttagaataataatagCATAATAACAAACTGAGAAATCTACCTGCCCACATCCAGGGGCAGTGCATACAAAAGGTCGATCATCCCccatctcacaaatgttctgaaaaagaaagtatAGAAATAGAGCAGCTGTTATCCATTTGATTCTATTGGCTGTCAAACAATAGATGCTCAAGACATATTACTAGTGATGGCTGAGTGctattgtttctattttctataGTGTAACTTATTTACCGATGTATGCTTGTTCCAGATGATCGTTGGTCAGTTTTTAGCAGGTAACGTTTATACACAAGTGGCTGACCAGAAAGTATTTAGTCACTGTAATGTTCgcttgtgttttaaatttatCAACCTGCATCAATCTCATGCACCTATTCAAAACTAGCGttataatatgtgtgtgtaccatTAATTGCATAAGCTCATCCGTCATCaaaaaacacactctcacatcTCATTAGAAAGCAAATAGGCCGAAGACTGTGGGTCTGGTTGGAGAATCTGCCTCTGACTCCGTTGGGGTATGATCGGGCATTAGCGTTAGCCTTTAACGAAAAGGCACTAGAGGCATAGCAAGCTAACTAACGTTGCCATGCAGCCTAGCCTATAGTGCCTTAAAGTCGTTGCCGCTGGCTGGCTATCAATCTTGGGGTCGTTTGGCTATATAGCAGGCTAGCCTTGGGGGCACAGTATACGGACTGTAGATGGGTTAGCAAGAAGTGGAAACTATTTGGCTGATTCCGAGAAGGGCCACAAGCTAGCATCATCTTAACgttggccactccaaaagatCATTTCTACAAACTGACAGCCATGTCATTCCAACGAACGGTAAAACTAACATGTAGAACCTAATTGTGGATAATAGGCGGTTGGACACACCTCGTAAAGCAAAGGTTTTAGTATAGCTGCCACCCAGTGCATAGCTAGCTAAGCTAATGCTAAGTGCTAACCGAAGCCCCGTTAGCTTACCTTGTGAGTTCACATCTAACGTTAAAGCCAAGTTAACTAACGTTAGCACGCTTATGCTAACGAAAGCTAGGCACATGAACTGGCTAAGCCTCGACCACATTCAAACATTACAAGCTTCGTGAACACTGGCTGAATACATTTCGAAAAACAtcagtttttacattagatAATGATAAATGTGTCATAACTCACCCGACGTATAAACAGCCTTTTGAGCCCCCCTTCCCTGCTCTGGACAGTGCTGCCTGGCCGTTGTTGACACTCTGACACTTCCATTAACGAAACATCGCGAGATCTGCGACTTGACAGTATTACGTAACAAGATCGATGTGCAGAGGGGAACGTAAACACGAAGACGTCACATAttgatgtgacattttaaattgatgtCCTCCCAGTTTGTCTATTAACTCAAACTTTAATTTAACGTCTATAGGAACCATTCCATCGTGTTTATGTCGTGAAATACATCTCCTGAAAACTTTCAACATCTGCATTAGGGTTATACGGTTAGTGACTGATGGTTGATGACGTCAAAATCCGGTAAATCCTGTCAAGGACTGTTTTGAAGGACGGTCGCAGTGCACGCgtttttcactttctcatcAGTCgttatgtaaaaaataaagaaaattaaaacgTCGTTTAAATTTGGCggcggggtggggggggggcagccACACAGGCGCATGTGTTACTCTTCACCGTATCGGAAGCAATAACAACGGTGTGCAAATAAACATAagactgtttaaaaataaatctttattttaatacatcaggctcagtaataaaatatttacttaacAGAGATTTGTGACCCCATTTTTGATTGTGATACAAGACTGAATTtgcaaaataataattcaaaaaacaaaaaaacaaacaaaaaaaaaaaaacccacagctGCACCTAAAAAAACTGAGATGCACATTAGACAAGATCAAGTGTAATAAACcgacagtgttgtgtttttacaacCAGCTCAGCAGTCCCGTTCAGTGTAACCAACAGATGTGCTCATGGTTCTTGCACTCTTTAAGATGAAATCAAACACTTAAGGCACTGGAGGTTTGGTTCGAGACAACAGTTGTATGTATTCAGAAGCAGACCGTGTCTCTCAGTGTAAAGttgtgttggaaaaaaaaacctggctTGAGGACTAGGTTTGGGAACCATGATCTAGGGAAAATTAATGTATCCTCCTAAACCAATAAATGTGTAGTTCTTTATCTCCACACAATGTTCATTTCAACTTGTGACTGCACATACTATTAAAATGAAAGGAAACCACAAAAATTATACACATTTCTGAgcaacatgtttacatttccTGGACTTAACAAGTGTAATCTGCTCACTGCTGTACACTCTGTAGGTAGATGTACAGACCAGCATCAAACTCAGTTGTCATTACATCCAACCTTAAAACATCTGCACCCATTTATGAATATTAAAGAAATGCTGAATaccatgaaaagaaaaacattaaaatgcaactTAAAGACAAATGATacagcaggaaaacaagcaCATTATGTACAGACACTCAAGGTACTACATATAGACATTCACTAAATCAAGctcaaaagtgttttttaaaccaAATCAGACTATATTCACAAATCCTTTTATAAGTAAGGTAGTAAATAAGTAATTGAAATGGACAATGTAGAGAATCAGTGTTACCTAATTAAATGGACCCGATACTATCGCTGgctttatatttagaaaaaactACTACAACCAAGATACAGCAAATTacttgaataataataattaaaaaaaacaacaacaaacaaatacattattgCTGCTCTTGAATTCCCTTAAACCCTCCAATAGGGCTGAGTAGTTTACATTCAAATGCTAGCCACCAACAAATCTTCAAGATGTACTATTCTCTACAAATTTTACTATAACTGCAAATACTATCCATATACTACTGTCTGTTACCCTAGTTAACAGACAGATGTCTAAAGTTGATCAGTTCTGAGCAGTTTAGTTTAGCACTAGTTACTTTTAACTAGTCcaagtggaataaaaaaaaaaagaaattaccCAGTTGTGTGAAACGGCAAAACCAAAGTTAGTGGCTAACATGTTAATTTTGCTTGGTGAGACAATTACTAGTGTACATTGCAGGGTTACTGCTCATGCATACATCTAATAACTGCCATTAACAGAAGATTTGGCTAAAAACTACTTGTCATATGTACATTCATGtgctatatattttttattttaaacgaTAAATACTTACTTGAACAGGAGTTCTATCACTCACTGCGTTTGCGTGTACTCTAGTAAGTAGGTTTCTCTAGTAACTGGTGAATGAGTTTACATTCCCTAAGAAACCTGGCTACTGGTAATCTGCGTATAGATGCAGGAatgagtaatctgatttctcatCTACTGTTGGCCTGATTTAAGAAGCATGGTTTAAAGATTGTATCTGTATAGACAGAAAATACCACTTCCTGACCTTTCCTTTTGCTAAATGTCAGGTAGGTGATTGACAGCACCATCAGAGGGGGACAGCTCCACTTCTTAGCTGATAGTAGCAGACTGGTGAGTGTCAGCAGTCTTGCTTATGCACATGCTCTCtcaaaaaaagctaattagaaACCCGCTTACGCGTATACATGGCAGAGTTCTAAGAGAAATTTACCTTGGGAAATTGagtttctctaatcccctagCCCGATTACGGTTTCCAGGTTTCCCGTTTACAAgacctggttacttgagtgcatgtaaacacagattCAGTCCTGCAGAAATGACACAAGACCTAGCATCACAAAGACAGTTGTGAAGTCACTGAAAGGTTATAATCATTACACAATTGTGAATCAACCCATGTAGATTAAGTATGCACGAGTATTAACTGTAGAGCAAGATGACGCAAACCTGAGAGTTTTTTCCAAACATTATTTCTCCCTCAAAATGCAAGCCTATTGTTATGACTTGTGGAACCAATACCAAGACACGTTCATGACTAAAGAGCTGGGCAATATGGAAATTTGTAtcacaatatttttttcatatctATAGATCTATAAgttaaaatcactttttctGTCCATTTTAAATCTTTACTCCCAATTGAGATGTGGAGGCACTTAAATCTGCcatttttgattttcattttttcaattAAGTAGGATATTACATGTGTGAGAtcactgtctctttgttttctgttcttcgGCTCTGGAATGTGGACACCATCaagtttgttgttgtattgtatCACACTGGTTGTTAAACCACCAACATTTGCTTGGATCCGAGACCaaagttttgcattttgcatgcTCTAAATTATGGTACTGCTTAAGATGGAAAAACGATAAATGCATTACCTGTCTTTGTAGGAATAGGCTTTTGATGTAGATTTTAGTACACACCACAAGTTGGACTTTAATTAGGCAGAATGTCTCCACGCTATCAAATTTCTGACCCTTCTTTTCAACATTGTCATTTGAGCCTTGGACTGTGTCCCTCAGGATGTTTTTCTCAGCAACGCTGTTGCGAGTTTCCGTTAACATTTTCCATTGTCATTTTCTCTTATCTCGTCCTACTCCTGACGCAGTGCTGTGCACAGCTGCAGTAGTCAAAACATTAGCATGTGTTGCTTCTAACAGCTAATACTATAGTGTCATGTGGCTGTAACTTTTTCAGCCACATGATTGTTCATGCAGTGCAATTCTCATCACTGGCGTTTTGTGCCAAGAAGTGGATTGATTGGGCTCTACTGAATTAATATCATGTCTAAGAGTTCTATCAAGGAAGGGTTATTTCACAATGGACatcattattgttttatcaCCCAGCCCTACTTCACTAATAAACAGGTTTTGATTCCATTTGATTAAATCCCAACATTTCTGTATATCCCCccatcacatttcattttataaacAAATCCCCAAACATCTGCTGGaaagctaaagaaaaacaaacttaaaaaaacaaaacaaaaacaaaaacaaaaaacaaaactgaaaataaagtgtCTTAATTGTTTTAGATTAGATAAGTTTGCTGTTAGACTACCTCATATTCCCAAgattccacacacacatacacacacacacgcacgcacacacacaatttagCCTGATTATGGTACATCCTTTGTTATGGTTATATTACTTTTAGCAAAGTATTTTCTAGCCTCAAAAGTCTGCAACTTTGTCAGACAATAGGCATTTTAGCATTTTCCTTAAAGGAAAAGTACAGTCTTACCAAATAATTTCATATCTGCAACAAAAAGAATCTTTGACAGTCTGTCAAATGAAGTATATCTTTTCtatttacaatataatatatttacatatttgttgttttttttttttccttttgtagtTTATGTTTTagcagtttcttttatttatcttattttattttggtgacCTTGGGGGAATGTTCTGTTCTTTGCCACTCTGCCTGGCTCCCTGTTGGGGTGGAAACTGTTTGCCACTATTCAGACCTCTGTGATGTTCCCGACTCTTCAAGCCTGCACCGCGGATTTTGACTTGGCCATTTGCCCCTCTGAAGGAGCGTAGTGGCTGTCGAGGGGGGCGACCCTCTCCAGCTTTCTCTGGCTTGTCTGTATTGCGCCTAGAGTTGGGTCGAGGCTCTTCAACCTGGTTGACCTTGAGTTCCTGCAGGGGTTGGCTGGCGGTAGAAGCAGGAGTTGAAGGAGAGGGCATCTGTACTGGTGGAGGGTCCTTGGCCATCTTCTGGCACACTTCTGCATAGCTCAGCTTTCTCGCCCCCTGATGATTAATAGATATTACCGTGTTAACAAAAAGGTCCAATCACAGAAGTGGATTATGCAGCATTGGCAGTTTGACAAGTTTCTATAAAATTGTGGTCTCTTTATGCCTCTAGGACACATTTGGAATCCACTGAAACTGATAATCTAAGTAGACAGTTGTCATTAACCACAAGAAACAAGCTACAAACATTCCAGAGTAATTGGAAAACCTATAGACAAAGCATATAGTATTTGATTTTGACTGTTCCAATGAACGACTAATCATTTATGGAGCTATAAGTTGATGTTACAGTGAGCTAATAGAGGGCTTTAGATAAGGAAAGCAGGCCTTACCTGGTCTGATGTTGGAGTTGTGGGAGAAACAAGAGGAGCTTCTGGAGAAACAGGCTGGCTGCAGGCGGGGGGTGCAGGTTCTGAGGCTGCTGGAGAGAACGACTGTGTACACGAGGAGATTATCCCTTCTGTAATGGGAGTTTCAGATTTGTCCTCTGCCTTTACCGAAGAAGAAACACTGCACAGACAAAAAGTATGATTTGTCACTTTCAATGAATAAGCCCTTGTTAATCACAGACCTTGATTTCAAAGTAAACTTCACCTTGAGAGCGGTGGAGCTGCTTTTGGCTGGGTCACAGGCGTAGGTGTAGGTTTACTCATTGGGGTCACAGAACCTTCTGAGACGGTTGTGTGCTGGGACTCATTCGCCTCTTGGCTCACagactggagagaaaaaaattCATATATTTAGACAACTGTAACATAAATGTTGCTAACAAATGATCTTAACAAGACATTTACCTTGCTGGTCACCTTGCTGGTCACCTTGAGGCCACGTACAACATCAGAGAGGCGCGTCTCTGGCATTGTTTCCTCCTGTACACTAACTACACATCCGGGCAAGGGAGGAAAATTGGAAGCTGCCAAGTCAAACTTTGGTGCAGGTGGTTCTTTGGCctccatcagagggacaggTCTCTGCAATTTGTAATTCCGTGAAAgtcaaagaaatgaaaggacTAAGCCCTAATGAAGCTTGTCACAAAACATAATGACAACTTTTTTGAGAGAGCCtacaaatttttattttaaatattaatgtaaaaaatttGTGAGGACTCCCAAATATAGAAGTGTAAAAGTGTGTATGCTAACCGTGGTGTGTTCATCTTCTCTTTTCCGCCTCATGCCTCTCTGGTTTCCTCTCCTTCaatggagacagaaaataaagaattcaCATTAAAAAGACCAACAATGatgctgttattgttattgttattgttattgttatgaAACTATGGACTGGAAGCCAAAAATATAAAGATCGTGTtacctaaaaataaaatcacagtacacacacacacataaacacacacactataacGATAATGTTCACTCACCTGCCCCGTCCACCCCCGCTCAGATCTCCGCTGGGTATGGCGGTTTGCAGAGAAGTGTCTTTAACGTTAAAGGAACGCAAAGAAACCGGTTCTGAGGTGGCGCCAGTCTGTGTTCCTGGTGGACTTAAAGGACTAGTCAGCCCATCCATTAAAGTCCCTAGAAGCGAAGGTGGCAACACATCAGCAGGCCTTTGCTGACCTTTCCCATGGTTTCTGGGAATAAACAAGACACATTTCTCAAATAACCAAATGTTCAGTCTACcttgaaaaaacatttcataattTACAAATAATTTACACAGatatttttacacaaatatttaatctgtaaaatagtaaaattagTTGTAGATAATTCTTCCAAATAAGTGGTTCTGAATTCAGAACTGAATTCATTTCAAGAACTTGAACAGCATTTTTTGGGATGTCAAGACTTGCACTTACCGGTTCCTGCTTATGGGTCGATGggtgtttgaatttgttttataattccCGGGACCACTGTAACCATTAATGAATGCACCATTAGGGAAAGGCGCCTGTAGAGCAGAAGTGGGGAAATCCAATTACACAATGAGTtccagaaatagaaaaaaatacattcttGGAACAATAAGAATATTGCATTAACTCTACAAGCAAGAGCTAACAGACatctgagagaaaacaaaaacgtATTGCATTCAGGTTCTCACCAGTGGTGTTTCAAAGTAAGACATGACTGAAGGGTTGACTGAAGTATTCCAAGAAGGTGACACCACAGGATAGACAGGGTACTGCTGCTGAGGACTGTACAGCTGCTGCATATAGACTGAGGAACCATACTGGGCCTGTGGTTGGGCATGCTGATTGTGCACACTTGAGTCCACACTTTGGAAGGTGTTCTTCCCATAGAATGTGTTAATGGCTTTAATGCGGGCCTAATAAAGAGACAGAAGTAATGGAGagggttttctttttgttacgATTGAACATGTGAAGCTTCTACTGTTGCGAAGAGATCTTCATTGTCCTTTAGTCCCCTCAGATCTCATAATCTCACGGTCATTAGGCCATAGTACACTGCACTGACtagagaaaagaagagggaaGGGGGGAAGGGGGAGGTACTACAGTACAGAAAATAAGATCAAGAAGACTTAGAGAGAGCtagaaatgaaatatttctctACACCAGCCACAGTGCATATGGTTCCTTCCAAGCGCGATACTGATCATCACTGGGGTTTAGACACAATCAACAAAGTCACTACCTCAcctacttaaaaaaaa contains the following coding sequences:
- the larp4ab gene encoding la-related protein 4 isoform X4; protein product: MVTTNGAGLNPNAKVWQEIPAHQNDIPGGTEESAWLQTYPPPAEMTDEGTMNGIDHPDLEYLVLDHQCELATDEDVSKEQPMSKESLRESLKKQLEFCFSRENLYKDLYLISQMDSDQFVPIWTIACMEHIKALTTDMELIREILQASPMVQVDETGEKVRPNHSRCIIILREVPETTPVEEVEALFKSESCPKVLSVEFAHNSNWYITFQSDMDALQAYRYLREEVKMFQGKPIMARIKAINTFYGKNTFQSVDSSVHNQHAQPQAQYGSSVYMQQLYSPQQQYPVYPVVSPSWNTSVNPSVMSYFETPLAPFPNGAFINGYSGPGNYKTNSNTHRPISRNRNHGKGQQRPADVLPPSLLGTLMDGLTSPLSPPGTQTGATSEPVSLRSFNVKDTSLQTAIPSGDLSGGGRGRRGNQRGMRRKREDEHTTRPVPLMEAKEPPAPKFDLAASNFPPLPGCVVSVQEETMPETRLSDVVRGLKVTSKVTSKSVSQEANESQHTTVSEGSVTPMSKPTPTPVTQPKAAPPLSSVSSSVKAEDKSETPITEGIISSCTQSFSPAASEPAPPACSQPVSPEAPLVSPTTPTSDQGARKLSYAEVCQKMAKDPPPVQMPSPSTPASTASQPLQELKVNQVEEPRPNSRRNTDKPEKAGEGRPPRQPLRSFRGANGQVKIRGAGLKSREHHRGLNSGKQFPPQQGARQSGKEQNIPPRSPK
- the larp4ab gene encoding la-related protein 4 isoform X2, which codes for MVTTNGAGLNPNAKVWQEIPAHQNDIPGGTEESAWLQTYPPPAEMTDGYSDVPSGEGKGYDIDCADGAADSAPVHTEGTMNGIDHPDLEYLVLDHQCELATDEDVSKEQPMSKESLRESLKKQLEFCFSRENLYKDLYLISQMDSDQFVPIWTIACMEHIKALTTDMELIREILQASPMVQVDETGEKVRPNHSRCIIILREVPETTPVEEVEALFKSESCPKVLSVEFAHNSNWYITFQSDMDALQAYRYLREEVKMFQGKPIMARIKAINTFYGKNTFQSVDSSVHNQHAQPQAQYGSSVYMQQLYSPQQQYPVYPVVSPSWNTSVNPSVMSYFETPLAPFPNGAFINGYSGPGNYKTNSNTHRPISRNRNHGKGQQRPADVLPPSLLGTLMDGLTSPLSPPGTQTGATSEPVSLRSFNVKDTSLQTAIPSGDLSGGGRGRRGNQRGMRRKREDEHTTRPVPLMEAKEPPAPKFDLAASNFPPLPGCVVSVQEETMPETRLSDVVRGLKVTSKVTSKSVSQEANESQHTTVSEGSVTPMSKPTPTPVTQPKAAPPLSSVSSSVKAEDKSETPITEGIISSCTQSFSPAASEPAPPACSQPVSPEAPLVSPTTPTSDQGARKLSYAEVCQKMAKDPPPVQMPSPSTPASTASQPLQELKVNQVEEPRPNSRRNTDKPEKAGEGRPPRQPLRSFRGANGQVKIRGAGLKSREHHRGLNSGKQFPPQQGARQSGKEQNIPPRSPK
- the larp4ab gene encoding la-related protein 4 isoform X3, which translates into the protein MQVTTNGAGLNPNAKVWQEIPAHQNDIPGGTEESAWLQTYPPPAEMTDGYSDVPSGEGKGYDIDCADGAADSAPVHTEGTMNGIDHPDLEYLVLDHQCELATDEDVSKEQPMSKESLRESLKKQLEFCFSRENLYKDLYLISQMDSDQFVPIWTIACMEHIKALTTDMELIREILQASPMVQVDETGEKVRPNHSRCIIILREVPETTPVEEVEALFKSESCPKVLSVEFAHNSNWYITFQSDMDALQAYRYLREEVKMFQGKPIMARIKAINTFYGKNTFQSVDSSVHNQHAQPQAQYGSSVYMQQLYSPQQQYPVYPVVSPSWNTSVNPSVMSYFETPLAPFPNGAFINGYSGPGNYKTNSNTHRPISRNRNHGKGQQRPADVLPPSLLGTLMDGLTSPLSPPGTQTGATSEPVSLRSFNVKDTSLQTAIPSGDLSGGGRGRRGNQRGMRRKREDEHTTRPVPLMEAKEPPAPKFDLAASNFPPLPGCVVSVQEETMPETRLSDVVRGLKVTSKSVSQEANESQHTTVSEGSVTPMSKPTPTPVTQPKAAPPLSSVSSSVKAEDKSETPITEGIISSCTQSFSPAASEPAPPACSQPVSPEAPLVSPTTPTSDQGARKLSYAEVCQKMAKDPPPVQMPSPSTPASTASQPLQELKVNQVEEPRPNSRRNTDKPEKAGEGRPPRQPLRSFRGANGQVKIRGAGLKSREHHRGLNSGKQFPPQQGARQSGKEQNIPPRSPK
- the larp4ab gene encoding la-related protein 4 isoform X1, producing MQVTTNGAGLNPNAKVWQEIPAHQNDIPGGTEESAWLQTYPPPAEMTDGYSDVPSGEGKGYDIDCADGAADSAPVHTEGTMNGIDHPDLEYLVLDHQCELATDEDVSKEQPMSKESLRESLKKQLEFCFSRENLYKDLYLISQMDSDQFVPIWTIACMEHIKALTTDMELIREILQASPMVQVDETGEKVRPNHSRCIIILREVPETTPVEEVEALFKSESCPKVLSVEFAHNSNWYITFQSDMDALQAYRYLREEVKMFQGKPIMARIKAINTFYGKNTFQSVDSSVHNQHAQPQAQYGSSVYMQQLYSPQQQYPVYPVVSPSWNTSVNPSVMSYFETPLAPFPNGAFINGYSGPGNYKTNSNTHRPISRNRNHGKGQQRPADVLPPSLLGTLMDGLTSPLSPPGTQTGATSEPVSLRSFNVKDTSLQTAIPSGDLSGGGRGRRGNQRGMRRKREDEHTTRPVPLMEAKEPPAPKFDLAASNFPPLPGCVVSVQEETMPETRLSDVVRGLKVTSKVTSKSVSQEANESQHTTVSEGSVTPMSKPTPTPVTQPKAAPPLSSVSSSVKAEDKSETPITEGIISSCTQSFSPAASEPAPPACSQPVSPEAPLVSPTTPTSDQGARKLSYAEVCQKMAKDPPPVQMPSPSTPASTASQPLQELKVNQVEEPRPNSRRNTDKPEKAGEGRPPRQPLRSFRGANGQVKIRGAGLKSREHHRGLNSGKQFPPQQGARQSGKEQNIPPRSPK